The uncultured Desulfuromonas sp. genome has a segment encoding these proteins:
- a CDS encoding MFS transporter, translating into MGEKNLRFATLFVVCVAHFLMPFMMSAVGVALPVIGRDFGASAMQLGLVETSYVASASIFLLAMGRLGDILGRRKIFQVGLGLFTLAGGLISQAWAVHVVIALRFFQGMGGAMVMATTMAIVVAVFPDKERGKALGIAVASVYAGISCGPFIGGTLVSVLGWRSIFYLCIPLGLTALLITTLLLREEWIGAAGEPFDWQGWLIYALSIAAVVVGATHLAEGVLYQVLLGGGLCGLIVFLWFETRRRFPLLNMDLLLHNRVFALSNLAAMFNYAGTFSITFFFSLFLQVVLGFAPHQAGGILIIQPLVQTLFSPVCGRLSDRYPAEKVATAGMALCAVGIGLAATLTATSPLSFIVGILVVLGLGFALFSSPNTRVIMTSVAERDLGVASGFSACMRTLGMMTSMTIVTVIFSWRMAGQPITPQTQSLFISSMHLALMIFSGLCAVAVFSSFGRHQSGRRPGKCL; encoded by the coding sequence ATGGGCGAGAAAAACTTGCGATTTGCCACCCTGTTCGTCGTGTGCGTAGCCCATTTCCTCATGCCGTTCATGATGTCGGCTGTGGGCGTGGCTTTGCCGGTTATCGGCCGGGACTTTGGCGCCAGTGCCATGCAGTTGGGCTTGGTTGAAACCAGCTATGTTGCCTCGGCATCAATTTTTCTATTGGCCATGGGGCGTCTCGGCGATATTCTCGGCCGACGCAAAATTTTTCAGGTGGGACTGGGCCTGTTCACTTTGGCCGGTGGGTTGATTTCGCAGGCGTGGGCGGTGCATGTGGTGATCGCTCTGCGTTTTTTTCAGGGCATGGGTGGTGCCATGGTCATGGCGACCACCATGGCCATTGTTGTGGCCGTGTTTCCGGACAAGGAGCGCGGCAAAGCTCTGGGGATTGCCGTTGCCAGCGTCTATGCCGGGATCTCCTGCGGACCGTTTATCGGCGGCACTCTTGTTTCCGTGTTAGGCTGGCGGTCGATTTTCTATCTGTGTATCCCGCTGGGTTTGACGGCTTTGTTGATTACGACCCTGCTGTTGCGTGAGGAGTGGATCGGAGCGGCAGGAGAACCCTTTGATTGGCAGGGTTGGCTGATTTATGCGCTGTCCATCGCTGCCGTGGTGGTGGGGGCGACCCACCTTGCTGAAGGCGTGCTGTATCAGGTGCTGCTGGGCGGCGGGCTCTGCGGTCTGATCGTCTTTTTGTGGTTTGAAACCCGCCGCCGTTTTCCTTTGTTGAATATGGATCTGTTGCTGCACAACCGGGTGTTTGCTTTGAGCAACCTCGCAGCCATGTTCAACTATGCCGGGACGTTCAGTATCACCTTTTTCTTCAGTCTCTTTTTGCAGGTGGTGCTTGGCTTTGCCCCGCATCAGGCCGGTGGCATTCTGATTATTCAGCCTCTGGTGCAGACCCTGTTTTCACCGGTGTGCGGACGGTTGTCGGATCGTTATCCCGCGGAAAAGGTGGCGACGGCCGGCATGGCCCTGTGTGCCGTGGGGATCGGCCTGGCCGCCACACTGACGGCGACGTCACCGCTGTCCTTCATCGTGGGGATTCTGGTGGTGCTTGGCCTGGGGTTTGCCCTGTTTTCTTCACCGAATACCCGGGTGATCATGACCAGCGTTGCCGAGCGTGACCTGGGGGTGGCGTCGGGATTTTCCGCCTGTATGCGGACGTTGGGAATGATGACCAGCATGACCATTGTCACGGTGATTTTTTCCTGGCGCATGGCCGGTCAACCGATTACGCCACAGACCCAATCGTTATTTATCAGCAGCATGCACCTTGCCCTGATGATATTCAGCGGCCTGTGTGCTGTTGCCGTGTTCAGTTCTTTTGGCCGCCATCAGTCAGGACGACGGCCCGGTAAGTGTCTATAA
- a CDS encoding ATP-binding protein, with amino-acid sequence MFPTTLQAEATHDVLVLHSYHAGLTWTDGQMKGIEKQFSHSPVPVRLHVEYMDTKRNPGKEYLERYTQLLHYKLRNLHFDLIVVTDNDAYNLALQQHDKLFAGCPIVFCGVNDFQPSDVTTTENITGVAEDLSVEETLDVALKLQPNTCELILIGSRLGATDLAINQDIERSLKRYSGGLKITPWRDIPIEKLHKKVATLKPGQVIFLSSVLTSSDGTVLSFRESISALRRNCPVPIYSFWDFFLGYGLLGGKLISSEAQGREAARLAGLILSGVPISQLPIITKAANVYLFDDDELKRFGITASQLPAGSQCINQPTGFYPVAKQDFWLVGVAGGLLLLLIGLLLWNLHIRKIAEQLIYEKEERLRLALDGSQDGFWDWDVSTGSNIVDERWCRMLGYEPEELEQNVEQWEKLVHPEDLKKTRPVHERCMRGEISHFATEFRMKTKQGDWKWILGRGMVVSRDTQGNPLRLTGTHKDISLQKATEHALKKALQESEESRNNITAILTSLTDGLIVSDSHHQITMINRAAQKLLDVDESQAIGQLVETIVDGQVFSDELGSILSQEKATATIDVEMMDQSRQEMRVIQARFSPIYDNEFIPSGAITLLQDVTRSREMARLKSEFISTAAHELRTPLTAMLGFSDLLLESPDISEEERREYLQIISNKSESLAAIVDDLLDLSRIESGRLITLDQKLASLQQTLVPLIEQYRDSCLAHQFITRLNDMDTQLLIDENKMAQVIENLLSNAVKYSPQGGTIAIETRQDPDGFLLSIADEGIGMTPAQVERIFNKFYRVDGTNTAVGGLGLGMSIAKHIVEAHHGEIWVESTIDQGTTSYVRLPLPTVP; translated from the coding sequence GTGTTTCCAACCACACTGCAGGCGGAAGCCACCCATGATGTCCTGGTGCTCCATTCCTACCATGCCGGTCTGACCTGGACAGATGGCCAGATGAAAGGCATTGAGAAACAATTCAGCCACAGTCCCGTACCGGTTCGTCTTCATGTCGAATACATGGATACCAAGCGCAACCCCGGTAAAGAGTACCTTGAACGCTATACGCAACTGCTCCACTACAAATTACGCAATCTGCATTTTGATCTGATTGTGGTAACCGATAACGATGCCTACAATCTGGCGCTGCAACAGCATGACAAACTCTTTGCCGGTTGCCCCATCGTCTTTTGCGGTGTGAACGATTTTCAGCCGAGCGACGTGACGACCACAGAAAACATCACCGGCGTTGCTGAGGATCTCAGCGTCGAGGAAACCCTTGATGTTGCGCTGAAACTGCAACCCAACACCTGTGAACTGATCTTGATCGGCAGCCGCCTCGGTGCCACGGATCTGGCCATCAACCAGGATATTGAACGCAGCCTGAAACGTTACAGTGGTGGGCTCAAAATCACACCATGGCGCGATATCCCCATCGAAAAATTGCACAAAAAAGTTGCCACCCTCAAACCGGGTCAAGTCATTTTCCTCAGCAGTGTATTGACCAGCAGCGATGGAACGGTTTTATCGTTTCGCGAATCGATTAGCGCGTTACGCCGCAACTGTCCGGTGCCGATCTACAGTTTCTGGGATTTCTTTCTCGGTTATGGCCTGCTCGGCGGTAAACTGATCAGCAGCGAAGCCCAGGGCCGTGAGGCAGCCCGTCTCGCCGGGCTGATTCTCTCCGGGGTTCCCATAAGCCAGCTGCCGATCATCACCAAAGCAGCCAATGTTTATCTGTTTGACGATGACGAACTCAAGCGCTTCGGCATCACCGCCAGCCAACTGCCGGCCGGCAGCCAGTGCATTAATCAGCCGACCGGTTTCTATCCGGTGGCCAAGCAGGACTTCTGGCTGGTTGGTGTTGCCGGCGGATTGCTGCTCCTGCTGATCGGCCTGCTGCTATGGAACCTGCATATCCGCAAAATTGCCGAGCAACTTATCTACGAAAAAGAAGAACGGTTACGCCTGGCTCTGGATGGCTCTCAAGACGGTTTCTGGGACTGGGATGTCTCCACCGGTAGCAATATTGTCGATGAGCGTTGGTGTCGCATGCTCGGCTATGAGCCCGAGGAACTCGAACAAAACGTCGAACAATGGGAAAAGCTGGTCCACCCGGAAGATCTGAAAAAAACCCGCCCGGTTCACGAACGGTGCATGCGCGGTGAAATTTCCCACTTTGCCACGGAATTTCGCATGAAAACCAAACAGGGCGATTGGAAGTGGATTCTCGGTCGCGGCATGGTGGTCAGTCGCGATACTCAGGGCAACCCGTTACGCCTGACCGGAACCCACAAGGATATCTCCCTGCAAAAAGCGACGGAGCATGCTCTGAAAAAAGCACTCCAGGAGTCGGAAGAGTCGCGCAACAATATCACCGCCATCCTCACTTCCCTGACCGACGGGCTGATCGTTTCAGATAGTCACCATCAGATCACCATGATCAATCGTGCCGCACAAAAATTGCTGGATGTCGATGAAAGTCAGGCTATCGGCCAGCTCGTTGAAACCATTGTCGATGGTCAGGTCTTCAGCGACGAGCTCGGCTCAATTCTCTCTCAGGAAAAAGCAACCGCCACCATCGATGTGGAAATGATGGATCAATCCCGCCAGGAGATGCGCGTCATTCAGGCACGCTTTTCCCCCATTTACGATAATGAGTTCATTCCCAGCGGAGCCATCACCTTGTTGCAGGATGTGACCCGCAGTCGCGAAATGGCCCGGCTGAAAAGTGAATTTATCTCCACCGCCGCTCATGAGCTGCGCACTCCGCTTACTGCCATGCTTGGTTTTTCTGATCTGCTTCTGGAATCGCCGGACATTTCCGAAGAAGAACGCCGCGAATATTTGCAGATCATTTCCAATAAATCTGAAAGTCTCGCCGCCATCGTTGATGATCTGCTCGACCTGAGTCGCATTGAATCCGGTCGTCTGATTACATTGGACCAAAAACTGGCTTCCCTGCAACAAACCCTGGTTCCGCTTATTGAACAATATCGCGACAGCTGTCTGGCCCATCAGTTCATCACCCGGCTTAACGACATGGATACTCAGCTGCTGATTGATGAAAACAAGATGGCTCAGGTTATTGAAAACCTGCTCAGTAACGCGGTCAAGTATTCGCCACAGGGTGGCACCATTGCCATCGAGACCCGGCAGGATCCGGACGGTTTTCTGCTGTCCATCGCGGATGAAGGGATCGGCATGACACCAGCCCAGGTGGAACGGATTTTCAACAAATTTTACCGCGTCGACGGCACCAATACCGCTGTTGGCGGCCTGGGATTGGGCATGTCCATTGCCAAGCATATTGTTGAAGCCCATCATGGTGAAATCTGGGTGGAAAGTACCATCGACCAAGGCACCACCTCCTATGTCCGCCTGCCCCTTCCCACTGTCCCATGA
- a CDS encoding DNA ligase — protein sequence MIRLLLIVALVFSPFGLVDRVQAMEPATLMRPHSYEPTVSIRGWWMSEKLDGVRGYWDGKRLWSKNGHPLHPPAEFIAGLPPFAVEGELWAGRERFEHTVSMVMQDVPHPGWLTLQLAIFDVPQEQGTFQQRIGKAQEWFHHHPSPYAYVIPQIPIQSVSHMEAELERILQSGGEGLIVRDPQADYAAGRSTSILKVKRYEDAEATVVDHLAGTGRNQGRLGALRVERPDGVQFKIGSGFSDEERQNPPAVGSVITYKFYGTYQSGLPKFPVYLRQRLDAGL from the coding sequence ATGATCCGTCTCCTGCTGATTGTTGCACTCGTTTTCAGTCCGTTCGGGTTGGTTGACAGAGTCCAGGCCATGGAGCCTGCCACCCTGATGCGGCCCCACAGTTATGAGCCAACCGTGTCGATCCGTGGCTGGTGGATGAGCGAAAAACTTGACGGGGTGCGCGGTTATTGGGATGGCAAACGCTTGTGGTCAAAAAATGGCCACCCGCTCCACCCTCCAGCAGAATTCATTGCCGGCTTGCCGCCGTTTGCCGTTGAAGGGGAATTGTGGGCAGGACGCGAGCGTTTTGAACACACGGTCAGCATGGTCATGCAGGACGTTCCTCATCCGGGATGGTTGACCTTGCAGCTGGCAATCTTCGATGTTCCGCAGGAACAAGGAACGTTTCAACAACGGATTGGCAAGGCCCAGGAGTGGTTTCACCACCATCCATCGCCATACGCCTACGTCATCCCGCAGATTCCCATTCAATCGGTCAGCCACATGGAAGCGGAACTGGAGCGCATCCTTCAATCAGGCGGTGAAGGTTTGATCGTTCGCGATCCGCAGGCGGATTACGCAGCAGGACGCAGCACTTCGATTCTTAAAGTAAAACGCTATGAGGATGCTGAGGCGACGGTTGTGGACCACCTTGCCGGAACAGGGAGAAATCAGGGGCGATTGGGTGCGTTGCGGGTAGAGCGTCCCGATGGTGTACAGTTCAAAATCGGCAGTGGTTTCAGTGATGAGGAGCGGCAGAACCCGCCTGCTGTCGGCAGTGTGATCACCTATAAATTTTATGGGACGTATCAGTCGGGGCTGCCGAAATTTCCGGTTTATCTGCGGCAGCGCTTGGATGCAGGGTTATGA
- a CDS encoding PaaI family thioesterase produces the protein MKVVSSGVSSCVDLSGNDDWTPFDAPSLVGASLRFVSGEPDGDRYRVRYYRNAQGELRARIWFGPETEGPPGHSHGGAMAAVFDEVLGLAAWTAGYGIVVGNLNVSFRNMLPLGTVATVESTVLSAEGRKIKVQGRLVQGETVFAEAECLCITLPEKF, from the coding sequence ATGAAAGTTGTGTCCTCTGGTGTGTCGTCGTGCGTCGATTTGAGCGGTAACGACGATTGGACTCCGTTTGATGCGCCCTCGCTGGTCGGCGCGTCGCTGCGTTTTGTTTCCGGTGAGCCGGACGGTGATCGTTACCGGGTGCGCTATTACCGCAATGCGCAAGGTGAATTACGGGCACGGATCTGGTTCGGTCCGGAAACCGAAGGTCCTCCGGGGCACTCCCACGGTGGCGCCATGGCCGCCGTGTTTGACGAGGTGCTCGGGCTGGCCGCCTGGACCGCTGGTTATGGCATCGTTGTCGGCAACCTCAATGTCAGTTTCCGCAACATGCTGCCTTTAGGCACCGTCGCCACCGTGGAGAGTACGGTGTTGTCGGCGGAAGGGCGCAAGATTAAGGTGCAGGGGCGTCTGGTGCAGGGGGAGACGGTGTTTGCCGAGGCCGAGTGTTTGTGTATTACGTTGCCGGAGAAGTTTTAA
- the queF gene encoding NADPH-dependent 7-cyano-7-deazaguanine reductase QueF (Catalyzes the NADPH-dependent reduction of 7-cyano-7-deazaguanine (preQ0) to 7-aminomethyl-7-deazaguanine (preQ1) in queuosine biosynthesis), protein MSDLTEIPLGKTTEYPNRYDAGLLYPVPRRLKRDELGISESLPFYGEDVWNSYELSWLNSSGKPVVALAIFRFPCQTPNLVESKSFKLYLNSLNQTRFADQQAVIDCLQRDLSQASGGPVTVQLSSLDDLDLWQVKTLPGECLDSVDLDVKHYQLNADLLRDAADSADQVEETLYSHLLKSNCLITSQPDWASVWISYRGARLDRQALLAYLISFRQHNEFHEQCVERIFTDLMRHCHPQSLTVYARYTRRGGLDINPWRSTEPGTAPQWRLSRQ, encoded by the coding sequence ATGAGCGATCTGACTGAAATCCCGTTAGGAAAAACAACCGAATACCCCAACCGGTATGATGCCGGGTTGTTGTATCCGGTGCCGCGCCGTCTCAAGCGCGATGAGCTGGGCATCAGCGAGTCGCTGCCGTTTTACGGCGAAGATGTCTGGAACAGCTACGAACTGTCGTGGCTCAACAGCTCGGGCAAGCCGGTGGTGGCCTTGGCCATTTTCCGCTTTCCCTGTCAAACGCCCAATCTGGTCGAATCCAAATCGTTCAAACTGTATCTCAATTCACTCAATCAGACCCGCTTTGCTGATCAACAGGCGGTGATCGACTGTTTGCAGCGCGATTTGAGCCAGGCCAGCGGTGGGCCGGTCACGGTTCAGTTGTCCTCCCTGGATGATCTGGATTTATGGCAGGTGAAGACCCTGCCGGGCGAATGCCTTGACAGTGTTGATCTCGATGTGAAACATTATCAGCTCAATGCCGATTTGCTGCGCGATGCCGCGGATTCAGCCGACCAGGTCGAAGAAACCCTGTACAGCCACCTGCTTAAGAGCAATTGTCTGATTACGTCACAGCCCGATTGGGCCAGCGTGTGGATTTCCTATCGGGGCGCGCGTCTTGATCGTCAGGCGCTGCTGGCGTATCTGATTTCATTTCGGCAACACAATGAATTTCATGAACAGTGCGTGGAGCGCATTTTTACCGATCTGATGCGCCACTGTCATCCGCAATCCCTGACGGTTTACGCCCGTTATACCCGCCGTGGCGGCCTGGATATTAATCCCTGGCGCAGCACGGAGCCCGGAACCGCCCCTCAGTGGCGGTTGAGTCGTCAGTAA
- a CDS encoding MoxR family ATPase, whose translation METIQQHLVQLSQRLDQQIIGQPLLIERLLIALLADGHLLVEGAPGLAKTRAIRLLGDHLEGSFHRIQFTPDLLPADLTGTEIYRPQQGQFEFQQGPLFHNLVLADEINRAPAKVQSALLEAMAERQITVGQTTYPLKEPFLVMATQNPIEQEGTYPLPEAQLDRFLLHVMIDYPNATAERQILQLARREAAHVPEAPLEQLTRSQLKQARAAVLDVYLADTLEEYLLQIILATRDPRAYGDDLAGWIQYGASPRATIALDRCARSRAWLQGRDFVTPEDIQNLAYDVLRHRILLTYEAEAQGISVDHFVREVLQRIPIP comes from the coding sequence ATGGAAACAATTCAACAGCATCTGGTTCAACTCAGTCAGCGCCTTGATCAGCAAATCATCGGCCAACCTCTGCTGATTGAACGCCTGCTGATCGCCCTGCTCGCCGACGGCCATCTGCTGGTCGAAGGTGCGCCCGGCCTGGCCAAAACCCGCGCCATCCGTCTGCTCGGTGATCATCTCGAGGGCAGCTTTCACCGCATTCAATTCACCCCTGACCTGCTGCCTGCCGACCTGACCGGCACCGAGATCTACCGCCCGCAGCAAGGTCAGTTTGAATTTCAGCAGGGTCCGCTGTTTCACAACCTGGTGCTGGCCGATGAGATCAATCGTGCCCCGGCCAAGGTGCAATCGGCGCTGCTCGAAGCCATGGCCGAACGCCAGATCACCGTGGGCCAGACCACCTATCCGCTCAAAGAACCGTTTTTGGTTATGGCCACCCAGAATCCCATTGAGCAGGAGGGCACCTATCCGCTGCCCGAAGCGCAGCTTGATCGTTTTCTGCTCCATGTCATGATCGACTACCCTAACGCGACGGCCGAGCGGCAGATTCTCCAACTGGCCCGGCGTGAAGCCGCCCATGTGCCGGAAGCACCGCTGGAGCAACTGACGCGCAGCCAGCTCAAACAAGCGCGTGCCGCGGTGCTTGATGTCTATCTGGCCGATACTCTGGAAGAATATCTGTTACAGATCATCCTTGCGACGCGTGATCCACGCGCTTATGGTGACGATCTGGCCGGGTGGATTCAATACGGTGCCAGCCCGCGCGCCACCATCGCCCTGGATCGCTGTGCCCGTAGCCGAGCCTGGCTGCAGGGCCGCGACTTCGTCACCCCGGAAGATATTCAGAATCTGGCCTACGATGTGTTGCGCCACCGCATCCTGCTCACATACGAGGCGGAAGCTCAGGGCATTAGCGTCGACCACTTCGTACGCGAAGTGCTGCAGCGGATTCCAATTCCTTAA
- a CDS encoding DUF58 domain-containing protein: MKPDLDTNSRIAITLPHLIALREQLEASVRRPALSRARLSGGYRSVQRGRGMEFAEVRSYQNGDDIRTIDWRVTARTGKPHTKLFQEERERPVLVALDYRRPMFFATRGCFKAVQASHLAALIGWQALKDGDRLGAFLFSEERHVELRPQSGKRGVLRLLQQMVNAPAWQRPTHQPFNPQQRLFNTLIRLRRVARPGSLVTLISDFSQWDSQVEEQLILLARHCSLRLIFCYDPLEAALPQNGCYPISDGRQQGLLNSDDHSFRNHYRQRFTAHLDVLTQFCQQQRASLLLCATTDQPMDCLRGVGTVGNSGGVL, translated from the coding sequence ATGAAACCTGATTTGGACACGAATTCACGTATTGCCATTACCCTGCCGCACCTGATCGCCTTGCGCGAACAGCTTGAGGCCAGCGTGCGTCGTCCGGCGTTGAGTCGCGCCCGGCTCAGTGGCGGTTACCGTTCCGTGCAACGGGGTCGCGGTATGGAATTCGCCGAAGTGCGCAGCTATCAGAACGGTGATGACATCCGCACCATTGACTGGCGCGTCACGGCACGCACCGGCAAACCGCACACCAAGCTGTTTCAGGAGGAGCGGGAACGCCCGGTGCTCGTTGCCCTCGATTACCGGCGGCCGATGTTCTTTGCCACGCGAGGCTGTTTTAAAGCGGTGCAGGCTTCGCACCTGGCGGCCCTGATCGGCTGGCAGGCGCTCAAGGATGGTGATCGCCTCGGTGCGTTTCTCTTTTCCGAGGAGCGCCACGTTGAGCTGCGCCCGCAATCGGGCAAGCGCGGCGTGCTGCGCCTGTTGCAACAGATGGTCAACGCCCCGGCCTGGCAACGCCCGACCCATCAGCCGTTTAATCCGCAACAACGGTTGTTCAACACCCTGATCCGCCTGCGTCGCGTGGCCCGCCCCGGCAGTCTCGTCACCCTGATCAGTGATTTTTCGCAATGGGATAGCCAAGTCGAAGAGCAACTGATCCTGTTGGCCCGCCACTGCTCCCTGCGCCTGATCTTCTGCTACGACCCATTGGAGGCGGCGCTACCACAGAATGGCTGCTATCCGATCAGCGATGGCCGTCAGCAGGGCCTGCTTAACAGTGACGACCACAGCTTCCGCAACCACTACCGGCAACGCTTCACCGCCCATCTTGATGTGTTGACCCAGTTCTGTCAGCAACAGCGCGCCAGCCTGTTGCTGTGCGCGACGACAGACCAGCCCATGGACTGCCTGCGCGGCGTTGGCACGGTCGGCAACAGCGGAGGCGTTTTATGA
- a CDS encoding DUF4381 domain-containing protein: MTPGQLQLRDIHLPAPVSWWPPAPGWWLLGGLIIVLILSGLWWRHRHQCRYYRRVALSQLAKLETRYCQAPHEIALIAELSRLIRHMAVLHYPTQNCAGLQGEDWLKFLDHPFADAPFSSGIGQVLAQGPYQRQEQLEHPDQLVSLCRRWIKQLPPVKPRRTP, from the coding sequence ATGACTCCGGGCCAACTGCAATTACGCGATATCCATTTGCCCGCGCCGGTCAGCTGGTGGCCACCGGCGCCCGGCTGGTGGCTGCTCGGCGGCTTGATCATCGTGTTGATACTCAGCGGGCTGTGGTGGCGCCACCGTCATCAGTGCCGCTATTACCGTCGCGTGGCACTCAGTCAGCTGGCGAAACTTGAAACCCGTTATTGCCAAGCGCCGCACGAGATCGCCTTGATCGCCGAGCTATCACGTCTTATACGCCACATGGCGGTGCTCCACTACCCGACGCAGAACTGTGCCGGACTTCAGGGCGAGGACTGGCTAAAATTTCTCGATCATCCTTTTGCCGATGCCCCGTTCAGCAGCGGCATCGGTCAAGTCCTGGCCCAAGGACCTTACCAGCGACAAGAGCAACTGGAGCATCCCGACCAGCTGGTCAGCCTGTGTCGCCGCTGGATCAAGCAACTGCCTCCGGTCAAACCGCGGAGGACGCCATGA
- a CDS encoding VWA domain-containing protein, with product MITIVWPWALALLPLPYLVYRLIPRARQDNNAALWVPTLSPYQGASASRGVKPQRRWLRWLTILSWLLLVLSCTRPQWLGEPIELPVTGRDLMLAVDLSGSMRTDDFRLSGRSVDRLTALKAVAGAFIEQRQGDRIGLILFGEQPYIQAPLTFDHNTVTQLLNEAVVGLAGNKTAIGDAIGLAVKRLRKDPQAKNVLILLTDGASNSGALDPLKAAQLAAQRGLKVYTIGIGAEAVEVGSFFFKRTVNPSLDLDEKTLKTIADTTGGRYFRARDTEELAQIYQQLDQLEPVEKDKQVYRPYTELYLYPLAAALVGALLIAVGRLREENA from the coding sequence ATGATTACCATTGTCTGGCCATGGGCGCTGGCCCTGCTGCCGTTGCCTTATCTGGTCTATCGCCTGATCCCGCGCGCCCGACAGGACAACAACGCTGCGCTGTGGGTGCCGACCCTGTCGCCTTATCAGGGCGCCTCGGCCAGCCGTGGGGTTAAGCCGCAACGGCGCTGGCTGCGGTGGCTCACCATCCTGAGCTGGCTGCTGCTGGTGCTCTCCTGCACGCGACCGCAATGGCTGGGTGAGCCCATCGAACTGCCGGTGACTGGCCGCGACCTGATGTTGGCCGTCGATTTATCGGGCAGTATGCGTACCGATGATTTCCGTCTGTCAGGCCGTTCCGTCGATCGCCTGACCGCTCTCAAGGCCGTGGCCGGTGCCTTTATCGAACAACGTCAGGGAGACCGCATCGGCCTGATTCTGTTTGGCGAGCAACCCTATATTCAGGCCCCACTGACCTTTGACCACAACACCGTGACCCAACTGCTCAACGAAGCCGTGGTCGGCCTGGCCGGCAACAAGACCGCCATCGGTGATGCTATCGGCCTGGCCGTGAAAAGGCTGCGCAAGGATCCCCAGGCAAAAAACGTGCTGATCCTCCTTACCGACGGCGCCAGCAATTCGGGCGCGCTTGATCCGCTCAAGGCGGCGCAACTGGCCGCGCAACGCGGACTGAAAGTGTACACCATCGGCATCGGCGCTGAAGCTGTCGAAGTCGGCTCGTTCTTTTTCAAACGCACCGTCAACCCGTCGCTGGATCTGGATGAAAAAACCCTCAAGACCATTGCCGACACCACCGGCGGTCGCTATTTCCGCGCTCGCGATACCGAGGAGCTGGCGCAGATCTATCAACAGCTGGATCAACTGGAACCGGTGGAAAAAGACAAACAGGTGTATCGCCCCTACACGGAGCTGTATCTTTATCCGCTGGCAGCGGCACTGGTCGGCGCGCTGCTGATTGCGGTCGGGCGTCTTCGGGAGGAAAACGCATGA